CTACATAGCTCAATAACTCTTTTAATTTTTTATTTTGATTTTCTAGGTCTTGTATGCGGGTTTGAAGTTCTAACACCCGAGGATTGTCTCCCGAAACTTCCTCTGATACGGGCGCTGTTTGCAACATCTGGAACGGACGGGTAAGACCCTCGTAAACTTCAATAAGGAGCGCACCTTGGGTTTGTCTAAGTCCCCAAGCACCACTGATAACTATACCTAACAAACCAATTTGTAATCCTCTCCGCTCCCACCAGCGACGTGCTGTATACATAGTAACCTTCTCTAGCCATAACTTTACATAAGACAGAAGAATTCTATATTTATGATAAATATAGAACTCCATATCTGAGAATCCCTGATTTTACATATTCCGAGAACGTCCACTAAACACACGTTCTAATTGTTTGAAGTTTTCTAACACTCGCCCTGTTCCCAAAACCACACAGCTTAATGGGTCAGCAGCAACGTGCGTAACTATACCCGTCTCATGACTTATTAGGGTATCCAATCCTTTGAGTAAAGCGCCTCCTCCAGCGAGCATAATCCCTCGGTCGATGATATCTGCGGCTAGTTCGGGAGGTGTCCGTTCCAGGGTTCGCTTCACCGCTTCTATAATGACTGACAGTGGTTCAGACATACTTTCGCGAATTTCAGGACCTTTGATGGTCACAGTTCGCGGTAAACCAGAAAGCAGGTGTAAGCCTCTGACTTCCATAAAGGAGTCATCGTCATCGTGAGTAGGATACGCCGAGCCAATGCGAATTTTTATATCTTCTGCAGTCCGTTCCCCAATCACTAAGTTATGAACTTTCTTCATATATTGCATGATTGCTTCTGTCAGTTCATCTCCAGCGATGCGTACTGATTCAGAAATTACCGTACCTTGAAGACTTAGCACTGCGACTTCTGTTGTTCCACCACCAATATCAATAATCATATTGCCTGTTGGTTCTGCTACAGGCAGCCCAGCTCCAATGGCTGCAGCCACAGGCTCATCAATTAGGTAAACTTCTCGTGCGCCCGCTTGAGTAGCTGCGTCCATCACAGCTCGTCTTTCGACGCCTGTTACTCCACTAGGAATACCTATGACTATACGGGGTAAGACTAAGGATTTACCTTCGTTGACTCGCTGAATAAAACTTTTCAACATCAACTCAGCCGTGTCAAAGTCAGCAATTACACCGTCCCGTAAAGGACGTAAGGCAATAACATTCCCTGGTGTCCGACCGAGCATTTTTTTGGCCTCTTCTCCTACCGCTAGGGCGATTTTCTCGTTTTGATCGATCGCCACTACCGAAGGTTCTTGAAGAACAATCCCTTTACCTGAT
This genomic interval from Scytonema hofmannii PCC 7110 contains the following:
- a CDS encoding rod shape-determining protein, with the protein product MGIDLGTANTLVYVSGKGIVLQEPSVVAIDQNEKIALAVGEEAKKMLGRTPGNVIALRPLRDGVIADFDTAELMLKSFIQRVNEGKSLVLPRIVIGIPSGVTGVERRAVMDAATQAGAREVYLIDEPVAAAIGAGLPVAEPTGNMIIDIGGGTTEVAVLSLQGTVISESVRIAGDELTEAIMQYMKKVHNLVIGERTAEDIKIRIGSAYPTHDDDDSFMEVRGLHLLSGLPRTVTIKGPEIRESMSEPLSVIIEAVKRTLERTPPELAADIIDRGIMLAGGGALLKGLDTLISHETGIVTHVAADPLSCVVLGTGRVLENFKQLERVFSGRSRNM